From the genome of Staphylococcus haemolyticus, one region includes:
- a CDS encoding replication-associated recombination protein A, producing MITEPLASRMRPTNIDEIISQQHLVGPRGIIRRMVETKRLSSMIFYGPPGIGKTSIAKAISGSTDYKFRQLNAVTNSKKDMQMVVEEAKMSGQVILLLDEIHRLDKAKQDFLLPHLENGKIVLIGATTSNPYHAINPAIRSRAQIFELYSLDHDDVRLAINRALNDSQRGLANYHPKVDEDALEYFATQSQGDVRSALNALELAVLSASVENEIRHITLQDAKDCLQKGAFVSDKDGDMHYDVMSAFQKSIRGSDVNAALHYLARLIEAGDLPTIVRRLLVISYEDVGLASPNAGQRTLAAIQSAERLGFPEARIPLSQAVIELSLSPKSNSAITAIDSALSDIRKGNIGQIPDHLRDGHYAGAKDLGRAIGYKYPHNYENGHVIQQYLPDKLKNKIYYEPKSTSKSEQQFKTIYDNLRNKK from the coding sequence GTGATTACAGAACCTTTAGCTTCAAGAATGAGACCTACTAACATTGACGAAATCATTTCGCAGCAACATTTAGTAGGACCTAGAGGCATTATTAGACGAATGGTTGAAACCAAAAGATTATCATCAATGATATTTTATGGGCCACCAGGCATTGGTAAAACGAGTATTGCGAAAGCAATTTCTGGTAGCACTGACTATAAATTTAGACAATTAAATGCAGTTACAAATTCAAAAAAAGATATGCAAATGGTAGTCGAAGAAGCCAAAATGTCTGGTCAAGTCATTCTTTTATTAGATGAAATTCACCGGTTAGATAAAGCTAAACAAGATTTCTTATTACCACATTTAGAAAATGGTAAGATCGTCTTGATTGGTGCAACAACTTCAAATCCATATCATGCAATCAACCCAGCTATTCGCTCAAGAGCTCAAATATTCGAACTGTATTCATTAGATCATGATGATGTGCGACTCGCAATCAATAGAGCATTAAATGATTCTCAACGTGGCTTAGCTAATTATCATCCCAAAGTAGATGAAGATGCATTAGAATATTTTGCTACGCAAAGCCAAGGAGATGTTAGAAGTGCTTTAAATGCTCTTGAATTGGCTGTTTTAAGTGCTTCAGTTGAAAATGAAATTAGACATATTACTCTCCAAGATGCTAAAGATTGTTTGCAAAAAGGTGCTTTCGTAAGCGATAAAGATGGAGATATGCACTATGATGTTATGAGTGCTTTTCAAAAATCAATAAGAGGTAGTGATGTAAATGCTGCATTACACTATTTAGCAAGATTAATTGAAGCTGGCGATTTACCGACTATTGTAAGACGCTTATTAGTCATTAGTTATGAAGATGTAGGATTGGCTTCACCTAATGCGGGACAACGTACGCTTGCAGCCATTCAATCGGCAGAGCGACTGGGGTTCCCGGAAGCGAGAATACCTCTTAGTCAAGCTGTAATTGAGCTTTCATTATCACCTAAATCCAACTCAGCAATCACTGCGATTGACAGTGCACTTAGTGACATACGTAAAGGTAATATAGGCCAAATTCCTGACCATTTACGAGATGGACATTATGCTGGAGCTAAAGATTTAGGTCGTGCCATAGGTTATAAGTACCCTCATAACTATGAAAATGGACACGTCATTCAACAATACTTGCCAGATAAACTCAAAAATAAAATTTATTATGAGCCTAAATCAACATCAAAAAGTGAACAACAATTTAAAACTATTTATGATAATTTAAGAAACAAAAAATAA
- the cymR gene encoding cysteine metabolism transcriptional regulator CymR: MKISTKGRYGLTLMISLAKREGQGCVSLKSIAEENSLSDLYLEQLVGPLRNAGLIRSVRGAKGGYQLRVPADEIKAGDIIRLLEGPITIVESIESEPPAQKQLWLRMRDAVREVLDNTTLKYLADYVETDDKLDGYMFYI, from the coding sequence ATGAAAATATCAACGAAAGGGAGATACGGCTTAACTTTAATGATTTCCCTTGCTAAAAGAGAAGGGCAAGGATGCGTATCTTTAAAGTCAATTGCTGAAGAAAACAGTTTGAGTGATTTATATCTCGAACAATTAGTTGGTCCTTTAAGAAATGCTGGTTTAATTCGAAGTGTTCGTGGTGCCAAAGGTGGTTATCAACTTAGAGTACCAGCTGACGAAATTAAAGCAGGCGATATTATTCGTTTACTAGAAGGTCCTATAACGATAGTCGAAAGTATTGAATCAGAACCACCTGCACAAAAACAGTTATGGTTAAGAATGAGAGATGCTGTTAGAGAAGTATTAGATAATACTACTTTAAAATATCTAGCAGACTATGTCGAAACTGATGATAAACTTGATGGTTACATGTTTTATATTTAA
- a CDS encoding SAS049 family protein: MGFMDKAKDAADKFKNSDNEQVDKAKDKINEYTEKNNDDKKDDK, translated from the coding sequence ATGGGATTCATGGATAAAGCGAAAGATGCAGCAGATAAATTTAAAAATAGCGATAACGAACAAGTTGATAAAGCTAAAGACAAAATCAATGAATATACTGAAAAAAACAACGATGACAAAAAAGATGATAAATAA
- a CDS encoding LLM class flavin-dependent oxidoreductase: MKTVGNLKVSALNLVPIREGQSDKEAIEDMISLAQKLDSLNYERYWIAEHHNAPNLVSSATSLLIQHTLEHTKRIKVGSGGIMLPNHAPLIVAEQFGTMETLFPNRVNLGLGRAPGTDMMTASALRRDQHNGVYEFPEEVEQLQTYFGPGNKQAYVRAYPAVGKNVPLYILGSSTDSAHLAARKGLPYVFAGHFAPQQMKEAIQIYKELFEPSDVLDKPYMIVCLNVIVAESDEEAEYLASTLAQVFIGIARGRMQPVQPPTNDLQALLTPREFEMAKQRFNDSLIGSEETVKEKLEAFIEEYGEIDEIMGISYIYDQEKQFESFTRLQNIIEKLNQ, from the coding sequence ATGAAAACTGTGGGTAATCTAAAGGTATCTGCATTAAATTTAGTTCCAATAAGAGAAGGTCAGAGTGATAAAGAAGCAATTGAGGATATGATTAGTTTAGCTCAAAAGTTAGATTCACTTAATTATGAAAGATACTGGATTGCAGAACACCATAACGCACCAAATTTAGTAAGTTCTGCAACTTCTCTATTGATTCAACATACACTTGAACATACGAAACGTATTAAAGTTGGATCTGGAGGGATTATGTTACCAAACCATGCTCCTCTAATAGTTGCGGAGCAATTTGGAACAATGGAAACACTTTTCCCAAACAGAGTTAATCTAGGCTTAGGTAGAGCTCCAGGGACTGATATGATGACAGCTAGCGCATTGAGACGTGATCAGCATAATGGCGTATATGAGTTTCCTGAAGAAGTTGAACAATTACAAACTTATTTTGGACCTGGAAATAAACAAGCTTATGTAAGAGCTTATCCTGCTGTAGGTAAAAATGTACCATTATACATTCTTGGATCATCTACTGATTCAGCTCATTTAGCTGCACGTAAGGGATTACCTTATGTCTTTGCAGGTCATTTTGCACCTCAGCAAATGAAAGAGGCTATTCAAATATATAAAGAACTATTTGAACCTTCTGACGTATTAGATAAGCCTTATATGATTGTATGCTTGAATGTGATAGTAGCTGAAAGTGATGAAGAAGCTGAATACCTAGCAAGCACTTTAGCTCAAGTATTTATTGGTATTGCTCGTGGTAGAATGCAACCAGTACAACCACCTACAAATGACTTACAAGCTCTTCTAACACCTAGAGAATTTGAAATGGCTAAACAAAGATTTAATGATTCGCTAATAGGTTCAGAGGAAACAGTTAAAGAGAAGTTAGAAGCATTTATTGAAGAATATGGTGAAATTGATGAAATCATGGGAATCAGCTATATTTATGATCAAGAAAAGCAATTTGAATCCTTCACTCGTTTACAGAATATTATTGAAAAATTGAATCAATAA
- a CDS encoding cysteine desulfurase family protein — MEVYADYAATTPVKPEVIEEMMTIYKSHFGNPSSIHSIGRDARRYLDESRRTVAKLLNAKPSEVIFTSGATESNNTAIKGLVYANEHLGNHIITTKIEHHSVLHVFEQLEKEGYDVTYLDVDDTGAIDLHQLKEALTNDTILVSIMFVNNEVGTVEPMYDIEDIVSESNALFHVDAVQAIGHLDVNFEDFKMDTLSLTAHKFGGPKGVGVLLVRDKTPIEYSQLGGEQETKRRAGTENLAQIVGLTKALELAHKNRDDNNLHLMQLKELFLVSLQERAIPFEVNGSMIDTTGHILNLYFPFIDVETLLTLLDLANIYVSSGSACTAGSTTPSHVLAAMYEDEERAKHSVRFSFNELTTDQEIKYIVAEIHKIYHKFKEE; from the coding sequence ATGGAAGTATATGCAGATTATGCTGCAACTACACCTGTCAAACCAGAAGTAATTGAAGAGATGATGACAATTTATAAATCACATTTTGGTAATCCATCGTCTATTCATTCTATAGGAAGAGATGCACGTCGTTATCTAGATGAATCAAGAAGAACAGTTGCTAAATTATTGAATGCTAAGCCTAGCGAAGTCATTTTTACAAGTGGCGCAACTGAATCAAATAATACAGCCATTAAAGGATTAGTATACGCAAATGAACATCTTGGAAATCACATTATTACAACTAAAATTGAGCATCATTCTGTCTTACACGTGTTTGAACAATTGGAAAAAGAAGGATATGATGTCACTTATTTAGATGTAGATGATACAGGTGCAATAGATTTGCATCAACTTAAAGAAGCATTAACGAATGACACTATTTTAGTTTCAATAATGTTTGTTAATAATGAAGTTGGAACTGTTGAACCTATGTATGATATAGAAGATATTGTTAGTGAGTCAAACGCATTATTTCATGTAGATGCAGTTCAAGCAATCGGACACTTAGATGTTAATTTTGAAGATTTTAAAATGGATACTTTAAGTTTGACAGCACATAAATTCGGCGGTCCTAAAGGTGTAGGTGTCTTATTAGTTAGAGATAAAACCCCAATAGAGTACTCTCAACTAGGAGGAGAACAAGAAACTAAACGACGTGCAGGAACAGAAAATTTAGCACAAATTGTTGGTTTAACAAAAGCACTAGAATTAGCACATAAGAATAGAGATGATAATAATTTACATTTAATGCAATTAAAAGAATTATTCTTAGTTAGTCTACAAGAACGTGCGATTCCTTTTGAGGTAAATGGTTCTATGATCGATACAACAGGACATATTCTAAATTTATATTTCCCATTCATAGACGTGGAAACTTTGCTAACACTTTTAGATCTAGCTAACATTTATGTATCTTCAGGCTCTGCATGTACAGCTGGTTCAACAACACCTTCTCATGTTTTAGCAGCAATGTATGAAGATGAAGAACGTGCTAAACACTCAGTAAGATTTAGCTTTAATGAATTAACAACAGATCAAGAAATAAAATATATCGTAGCTGAAATTCACAAAATATATCATAAATTTAAGGAGGAATAA
- the mnmA gene encoding tRNA 2-thiouridine(34) synthase MnmA: MSNKDIRVVVGMSGGVDSSVTAHVLKDQGYDVIGIFMKNWDDTDENGVCTATEDYNDVIAVCNQIGIPYYAVNFEQEYWDKVFTYFLDEYKKGRTPNPDVMCNKEIKFKAFLEHALKLGADYVATGHYARIRRHDDGHVEMLRGVDNNKDQTYFLNQLSQQQLSKVMFPIGDIDKKEVRKIAEEQDLATAKKKDSTGICFIGERNFKTFLSQYLPAQSGEMRTLNGDKMGMHSGLMYYTIGQRHGLGIGGDGDPWFVVGKNLEDNILYVEQGFHHDALYSDYLIASDFSFVNPVDLDNGFECTAKFRYRQKDTKVFVQRESQNALRVTFDEPVRAITPGQAVVFYDEEVCLGGATIDDVFKTTGQLSYVV, from the coding sequence GTGTCTAATAAAGATATACGTGTAGTTGTAGGTATGTCTGGCGGTGTTGACAGTTCAGTCACAGCTCATGTGCTAAAAGACCAAGGGTATGATGTTATTGGAATATTCATGAAAAACTGGGATGACACTGATGAGAATGGTGTTTGTACTGCAACAGAAGACTATAATGACGTTATCGCAGTATGTAATCAAATTGGTATTCCATACTACGCCGTTAATTTCGAACAAGAATATTGGGATAAAGTCTTTACTTATTTCTTAGATGAGTATAAAAAAGGTCGTACGCCTAATCCAGATGTAATGTGTAATAAAGAAATTAAGTTTAAAGCTTTTCTAGAGCATGCACTTAAATTGGGCGCAGATTACGTAGCAACAGGACATTACGCAAGAATACGTCGTCATGATGATGGCCATGTAGAAATGTTACGAGGTGTAGATAATAATAAAGATCAAACTTATTTCTTAAATCAACTATCTCAACAACAATTGTCTAAAGTTATGTTTCCAATTGGAGATATTGATAAAAAAGAAGTTCGTAAAATAGCAGAAGAGCAAGATTTAGCAACAGCTAAAAAGAAAGACTCTACAGGCATCTGTTTTATTGGAGAGCGTAATTTCAAAACATTCTTATCACAATATTTACCAGCTCAATCTGGAGAAATGCGTACGTTGAATGGCGATAAAATGGGAATGCATAGCGGATTAATGTATTACACTATTGGTCAAAGACATGGACTTGGTATCGGCGGAGATGGTGATCCATGGTTCGTTGTAGGTAAAAACTTAGAAGACAATATTTTATACGTTGAACAGGGTTTCCATCATGATGCTCTCTATAGTGACTATTTAATAGCTTCCGATTTTTCTTTCGTAAATCCAGTTGATTTGGACAACGGATTTGAATGTACTGCTAAATTTAGATATCGTCAAAAAGATACTAAGGTTTTTGTTCAACGTGAAAGTCAAAATGCTTTACGCGTTACATTTGATGAACCAGTACGTGCTATCACACCTGGACAAGCCGTTGTATTTTATGATGAGGAAGTTTGTCTAGGTGGAGCAACTATCGATGATGTATTTAAAACAACAGGTCAGTTAAGTTATGTTGTTTAA
- a CDS encoding tetratricopeptide repeat protein: MTKQDTIYEWIQNGQLEDALKALFQNIEEEPNTIENYINAGIVLADINEIEKAERFFQRAITIDDKNGAVYYNLANLYYDQGKYRDAIKLYQLASKYNMDKIDTNYMIGMSFNQLDAPTESLPYFMTAAELDKNQDAEVQFQYGLALCHLEMFNQAINQLKIVLDIDSKHVDALYNLGLATYMDTEDLDLAMSYFDKAISIDPNHLLSQHAKKTFEAIKNEEE, translated from the coding sequence ATAACGAAACAAGATACGATTTATGAGTGGATTCAAAATGGTCAACTTGAAGATGCTTTAAAAGCTTTATTTCAAAACATAGAAGAAGAACCAAATACCATTGAAAATTATATCAATGCAGGAATAGTATTAGCTGATATTAATGAAATTGAAAAGGCTGAGCGTTTCTTTCAACGAGCAATTACGATTGATGATAAAAATGGTGCAGTGTATTACAACTTAGCCAATCTTTATTACGATCAAGGTAAATACCGTGATGCTATTAAACTATATCAATTGGCATCTAAATACAATATGGATAAAATAGATACTAATTACATGATTGGTATGTCATTTAACCAATTAGATGCACCAACAGAATCTTTACCTTACTTTATGACTGCAGCAGAATTAGATAAGAATCAAGATGCAGAAGTTCAATTTCAATATGGTCTGGCACTATGTCATTTAGAAATGTTTAACCAAGCTATAAATCAACTAAAAATTGTTTTAGATATAGATTCAAAGCATGTCGATGCTTTATATAATCTTGGTTTAGCCACTTACATGGATACTGAAGATCTTGATTTAGCTATGTCTTATTTTGACAAGGCTATATCTATAGATCCAAATCACTTGCTAAGTCAACATGCTAAGAAAACGTTTGAAGCTATAAAGAATGAGGAGGAGTAA
- the recD2 gene encoding SF1B family DNA helicase RecD2: MSDPTLFDYSMIKGTVDAILFQNNDNFYTVIKVETIETNESFGNLPTVVGFFPNIVEGDVYTFKGQVVEHPRYGKQLKADTFEKEVPQTKDAIITYLSSDLFKGIGKKTAQNIVNTLGENAINDIMTDASVLEKVSNLPKKKQKQIADQINANQESEKIMIRLHDLGFGPKLSMAIYQFYQSETLNVLENNPYQLVYDIKGIGFNKADTLARNNGISFNDPERLKAGLLYTLEEECIKQGHTYLSLDYAIEVTLDMLMDAHSSDSIDSKQLENILELLNEEQKIIVNNERVAIPSLYYSELKSVQNLYRIKTYKHKLKEIEQSDLQIHIGDIETSNNVHYAPSQKEALQTAINSKIMLLTGGPGTGKTTVIKGIVELYAEVHGLSLSYSDYQEDDYPIVLAAPTGRASKRLQESTGLEAMTIHRLIGWNQETQPEDILDNEIKAKLIIIDEMSMVDTWLFHQFLSAVPLDAQIILVGDEDQLPSVGPGQIFKDLIDSKAIPRVNLTEVYRQQDGSSIIDLAHRMKHGEPIDITKRFHDRSFISCNVDQIPKVVEKVVSSAVNKGYDMSDIQVLAPMYKGNAGIKRLNQVLQDILNPKAQDTREIEFGDIKFRKGDKVLQLVNRPNDNIFNGDIGIIVGIFWAKENALNKDVMVVDFEGNEITFTRQDLLELTHAYCTSIHKSQGSEFPIVIMPIVKQYFRMLQRPILYTGLTRAKQSLVLLGDSTAFEIGLNTQGQLRHTQLQELILSYFDIDHKQSDVTISNTVSKDEEAMNTIHDVDTKDDQVILSESTLYQINPMINMGDVSPYDFVER; this comes from the coding sequence ATGTCTGACCCTACACTATTTGATTATTCAATGATTAAAGGTACTGTAGATGCTATTTTATTTCAAAATAATGATAATTTCTATACAGTCATTAAAGTGGAAACAATTGAAACTAATGAATCATTTGGTAATTTACCAACAGTTGTAGGGTTCTTTCCAAATATTGTGGAAGGAGATGTATACACTTTTAAAGGACAAGTGGTAGAGCACCCACGTTATGGCAAGCAATTGAAAGCCGACACTTTTGAAAAAGAGGTCCCTCAAACTAAGGATGCTATTATTACATATTTATCAAGTGACTTATTCAAAGGTATAGGTAAAAAAACTGCTCAAAATATTGTAAATACACTTGGTGAAAATGCGATAAATGATATTATGACAGACGCATCAGTTTTAGAGAAGGTTTCAAATTTACCGAAAAAGAAACAAAAGCAAATTGCTGATCAAATTAATGCCAATCAAGAGTCCGAAAAAATTATGATTCGATTACATGATTTAGGCTTCGGACCTAAATTATCAATGGCGATTTATCAATTTTACCAATCCGAGACTTTAAATGTGCTCGAAAATAACCCTTATCAACTCGTTTATGATATTAAAGGAATTGGTTTTAATAAAGCTGATACTTTAGCTAGAAATAATGGCATCAGTTTTAATGATCCAGAACGATTGAAAGCAGGATTATTATATACGCTAGAAGAAGAATGTATAAAACAAGGTCACACCTATTTATCACTAGATTATGCCATTGAAGTGACATTAGACATGCTAATGGATGCTCATTCCAGTGATAGTATCGATTCAAAACAGCTTGAAAATATTCTCGAATTATTAAATGAGGAACAAAAAATTATTGTAAACAATGAGCGAGTCGCCATTCCTAGTCTTTATTACTCCGAACTCAAAAGTGTTCAAAATTTATATCGAATTAAAACATACAAACATAAGCTAAAAGAAATAGAACAATCTGATTTACAGATACATATAGGGGATATAGAGACTAGTAATAATGTACATTATGCACCATCTCAAAAAGAGGCCTTACAAACTGCAATTAATTCTAAAATTATGCTTTTAACCGGTGGTCCTGGTACAGGTAAAACAACAGTAATCAAAGGAATCGTTGAGCTTTATGCAGAGGTACATGGTCTTTCTCTTAGTTACTCAGACTATCAAGAAGATGACTATCCTATTGTCCTTGCAGCACCAACAGGTAGAGCATCTAAACGATTACAAGAATCTACAGGGTTGGAAGCAATGACAATTCATCGTCTAATTGGATGGAATCAAGAAACACAACCAGAAGACATTCTAGATAATGAAATTAAAGCAAAGCTCATAATTATTGACGAAATGTCGATGGTAGATACATGGTTGTTTCACCAATTTTTAAGTGCAGTTCCCCTAGATGCACAAATTATTTTAGTCGGTGATGAAGATCAATTACCTTCAGTTGGACCAGGTCAAATATTTAAGGATCTTATTGATTCGAAGGCAATACCTCGAGTTAATCTAACTGAAGTTTATCGTCAACAAGATGGTTCAAGTATCATCGATTTAGCGCATCGTATGAAACACGGTGAGCCAATAGATATTACAAAGCGTTTTCATGATAGGAGTTTTATAAGTTGTAATGTCGATCAAATTCCTAAAGTAGTTGAAAAAGTAGTTTCAAGTGCAGTTAATAAGGGTTATGATATGAGTGATATTCAAGTCTTGGCGCCTATGTATAAGGGTAACGCAGGTATTAAAAGATTAAATCAAGTATTACAAGATATTTTAAACCCTAAGGCACAAGATACACGAGAAATTGAATTTGGTGATATAAAGTTTCGTAAAGGTGATAAGGTTCTTCAGTTAGTTAATCGTCCTAATGATAATATCTTCAATGGTGACATAGGAATAATTGTTGGTATATTTTGGGCTAAAGAAAATGCTTTAAATAAAGATGTTATGGTTGTTGATTTCGAAGGTAACGAGATTACTTTCACTCGTCAAGATTTATTAGAATTAACACATGCTTATTGCACATCTATTCATAAATCACAAGGATCTGAATTTCCTATTGTAATTATGCCTATCGTCAAGCAGTATTTTAGAATGTTACAGCGACCAATACTTTATACAGGACTTACACGTGCTAAACAATCATTAGTATTACTTGGAGATTCAACCGCATTTGAAATTGGATTAAATACGCAAGGACAATTACGACATACACAATTGCAAGAGCTAATCTTGTCATATTTTGATATAGACCATAAACAAAGTGA